In a single window of the Flavobacterium sp. W4I14 genome:
- a CDS encoding ribosome-associated protein (product_source=KO:K09710; cog=COG0799; ko=KO:K09710; pfam=PF02410; superfamily=81301; tigrfam=TIGR00090) codes for MVKKKIVALSTYLSELAVHGIQEKKGEDIVRLDLRNIHTSVADYFIIASANSGTQVKAIADSVEKEIYKATQADPRHKEGFESADWIILDYFDVVVHIFKTEKRHFYGIEELWGDAESTNYQSA; via the coding sequence ATGGTAAAAAAGAAAATAGTAGCCCTTTCTACATACCTTTCTGAGTTAGCTGTTCACGGCATCCAGGAGAAAAAAGGAGAAGATATAGTGCGGTTAGATCTTAGAAATATTCATACTTCAGTGGCTGATTACTTTATTATTGCGAGCGCCAATTCTGGTACGCAGGTAAAAGCTATTGCCGATAGTGTAGAAAAAGAAATATATAAGGCCACTCAGGCCGATCCAAGACATAAAGAAGGTTTTGAATCAGCAGATTGGATTATTCTTGATTATTTCGATGTGGTTGTGCACATTTTTAAAACCGAAAAGCGCCACTTTTATGGCATAGAAGAACTTTGGGGGGATGCTGAAAGCACAAATTATCAAAGCGCATAA
- a CDS encoding BirA family biotin operon repressor/biotin-[acetyl-CoA-carboxylase] ligase (product_source=KO:K03524; cath_funfam=2.30.30.100,3.30.930.10; cog=COG0340; ko=KO:K03524; pfam=PF02237,PF03099; superfamily=50037,55681; tigrfam=TIGR00121): MQNNTFSTLFVGQNLIKLKEVDSTNNFLKDLVSKSAPLAEGTVIMADNQFAGRGQQESVWQTQAGKNISTSIYLRPSFLPLNKQFYLNIAVSLAVSDALSCFVPEGIKVKWPNDMYYQNKKLGGILIENTLTGNSIKSSVIGIGLNINQSEFSDSISQRATSVVQILQRDVSLMDIMDKLFIFMEKYYLILRAGKYSILQNDYLSRLYNFNTPALYLQNGAFFEGTIRGVEDDGRLTVDTKNGLKVFNFKEIEFTHTK, from the coding sequence TTGCAAAATAACACTTTTTCGACACTATTTGTTGGTCAAAATTTAATCAAATTAAAAGAAGTTGATTCTACTAATAACTTTTTAAAAGATTTGGTGTCAAAATCCGCGCCATTAGCCGAAGGGACTGTAATTATGGCAGATAATCAGTTTGCCGGAAGAGGACAGCAGGAAAGTGTTTGGCAAACACAGGCAGGAAAAAACATAAGCACAAGTATTTATTTAAGACCTTCGTTTTTGCCCCTTAATAAACAGTTTTATTTAAATATAGCTGTTAGTTTAGCCGTTAGTGATGCTTTATCTTGTTTTGTGCCCGAAGGGATAAAAGTAAAATGGCCTAATGATATGTATTACCAAAATAAGAAATTAGGTGGAATATTAATCGAAAATACACTGACAGGCAATTCTATTAAATCATCAGTAATTGGCATTGGTTTAAATATTAATCAGTCCGAGTTTTCGGATAGTATTAGCCAACGCGCTACTTCCGTCGTTCAAATTTTACAAAGAGATGTGTCTTTAATGGATATTATGGATAAATTATTCATATTTATGGAAAAATACTACTTAATTTTGAGGGCCGGGAAATATAGTATTTTACAGAATGATTACCTTTCAAGGCTTTATAACTTCAATACTCCAGCATTGTATTTGCAAAATGGAGCGTTTTTTGAAGGTACTATAAGAGGAGTTGAAGATGATGGTAGGCTAACAGTTGATACAAAGAATGGCTTAAAAGTCTTTAATTTTAAAGAAATAGAATTTACACACACAAAATAA
- a CDS encoding L-lactate dehydrogenase complex protein LldG (product_source=KO:K00782; cath_funfam=3.40.50.10420; cog=COG1556; ko=KO:K00782; pfam=PF02589; superfamily=100950), producing MKDNTTAKEQILKKIRKALLEKRENPYPNLEESQLYKKNTDELEVLFAEQLTAISGNFIFCEDGIDFFENMLQLADKFKWRKIYCWEPELQQFLSKYEFPFYQTDKDFEQAEVGITLCEALIARNGSVMVTNQSAAGRRLSIFPHHHIVIAKTSQLVLDLKDAFLLLKNKYGNQIPSMISNITGPSRTADIEKTLVLGAHGPKELFVFLIDDFS from the coding sequence ATGAAGGATAATACGACAGCGAAAGAACAAATACTAAAAAAGATAAGGAAAGCACTATTAGAAAAGCGTGAAAACCCTTATCCTAATTTAGAAGAAAGTCAATTGTATAAAAAAAATACAGATGAGCTAGAGGTATTATTTGCCGAACAGCTCACCGCTATATCTGGCAACTTTATCTTCTGCGAAGACGGGATCGATTTTTTTGAAAACATGCTACAGTTGGCCGACAAGTTTAAATGGCGAAAAATATACTGCTGGGAACCAGAACTTCAACAGTTTTTAAGCAAATATGAATTTCCTTTTTACCAGACCGATAAAGATTTTGAACAGGCAGAGGTAGGCATTACCCTTTGCGAAGCCTTAATTGCCCGTAATGGAAGTGTAATGGTAACTAACCAAAGTGCTGCAGGAAGAAGGCTTAGCATCTTTCCACATCATCACATCGTGATCGCCAAAACCAGTCAGTTAGTTTTAGATCTTAAAGATGCTTTTCTGTTATTGAAGAACAAGTATGGCAATCAAATCCCATCAATGATCAGCAACATTACAGGCCCAAGCAGAACTGCCGATATCGAAAAAACATTGGTTTTAGGCGCACACGGACCTAAAGAGCTTTTTGTATTTCTCATTGATGATTTTAGTTAA
- a CDS encoding 6-phosphofructokinase 1 (product_source=KO:K00850; cath_funfam=3.40.50.450; cog=COG0205; ko=KO:K00850; pfam=PF00365; superfamily=53784; tigrfam=TIGR02482) translates to MNKIKNIGVLTSGGDSPGMNAAIRAVVRASIYYDIEVTGFIRGYEGLINNDFIPMDRKSVANIIQRGGTILKTARSEAFKTVEGRKTAYESLKANGIDALVVIGGDGTFTGANIFSKEFDFPIVGLPGTIDNDLAGTDFTIGYDSAINTVIDAVDRIRDTAESHDRLFIVEVMGRDSGLIALRSGIGVGAEAIMIPEANMNANDILHKLEHSRKDKASKIIIVAEGDDTGGAFKVGEILQEKYPHYDTKVSVLGHIQRGGKPTCMDRVLASRLGVAAVEGLINGESGVMAGQINREIVFTPFDHAIKHINAEKVSSKWLKLIDILSF, encoded by the coding sequence ATGAATAAGATTAAGAATATTGGTGTTTTAACCTCTGGCGGAGATTCGCCAGGCATGAATGCCGCAATCAGGGCCGTAGTAAGGGCCTCAATTTATTATGATATCGAAGTAACCGGGTTTATCCGTGGGTACGAAGGGTTGATCAACAATGATTTTATCCCTATGGACCGCAAATCTGTAGCAAATATTATCCAGCGCGGAGGAACCATTTTAAAAACCGCACGCAGCGAAGCCTTTAAAACTGTTGAGGGCAGAAAAACAGCTTACGAAAGCCTAAAAGCCAATGGAATTGATGCTTTGGTTGTAATTGGTGGTGATGGAACATTTACAGGCGCAAATATTTTTTCAAAAGAGTTCGATTTCCCAATTGTTGGTTTGCCTGGCACTATTGATAACGATTTGGCCGGAACAGATTTTACCATTGGTTATGATTCTGCCATTAATACCGTTATCGACGCGGTGGATAGGATCAGAGATACAGCCGAATCGCACGACAGGCTTTTTATAGTGGAGGTAATGGGCCGCGACTCCGGGTTAATTGCGTTAAGAAGTGGAATCGGTGTGGGCGCCGAAGCCATTATGATTCCGGAAGCAAACATGAATGCAAACGATATTTTGCATAAACTGGAGCATAGCCGTAAAGATAAAGCCTCGAAAATTATTATCGTTGCCGAAGGCGATGATACCGGTGGCGCATTTAAGGTTGGCGAAATTCTACAGGAAAAATACCCACATTACGATACTAAAGTTTCAGTTTTAGGGCATATTCAACGTGGTGGAAAACCAACCTGTATGGATCGTGTGTTGGCGAGCCGCTTAGGGGTTGCTGCCGTAGAGGGTTTAATTAATGGCGAAAGCGGTGTTATGGCTGGCCAGATTAACCGTGAAATTGTTTTTACGCCCTTTGATCATGCCATTAAACACATTAATGCAGAAAAAGTGAGCTCTAAATGGCTTAAATTAATCGATATACTTTCGTTTTAA
- a CDS encoding AFG3 family protein (product_source=KO:K08956; cath_funfam=1.10.8.60,3.30.200.20,3.40.50.300; cog=COG0465; ko=KO:K08956; pfam=PF00004,PF01434,PF06480,PF17862; smart=SM00382; superfamily=52540; tigrfam=TIGR01241; transmembrane_helix_parts=Outside_1_27,TMhelix_28_50,Inside_51_158,TMhelix_159_181,Outside_182_673), producing MNDNQNTNEKQGKRIPNIPKKPQKGSKFNIFWVYAAIIIAIIAAQFLFTTDGGKEVTYQKFEQQMLLKGDVQKVVAYKSDDLVRVEVYIKKDSLEKKKLYDAYKSNSTFNVNSNNASPVVYFNAGTMDGLDKQLADSQKDLPANQPRILAEKTSRSNPLASWFLSIILPVLLLIGFWIFMMRRMGGGAGGGGQIFSIGKSKATLFDKESQVNITFNDVAGLEEAKTEVMEIVDFLKNPKKYTDLGGKIPKGALLVGSPGTGKTLLAKAVAGEAQVPFFSLSGSDFVEMFVGVGASRVRDLFKQAKDKSPCIIFIDEIDAIGRARGKNGVMGGNDERENTLNQLLVEMDGFGTNTHVIILAATNRADVLDKALLRAGRFDRQIYVDLPDVIERKQIFEVHITPLKKSEELDTEFLAKQTPGFSGADIANVCNEAALIAARKNKSAVDKQDFLDAVDRIVGGLEKKNKIITPAEKRAIAIHEAGHATVSWLLEHAAPLVKVTIVPRGQSLGAAWYLPEERLIVRPHQMLDEMCATMGGRAAEKVMFDTISTGALSDLEKVNKQARAMVTIYGLNDKLGNITYYDSSGQNEYNFSKPYSEDTALTIDKEISALIEGQYQRAISLLEENKDKLIQLADILIEKEVLFKDDLEVIFGKRLFESQGESGTPGHITPVEA from the coding sequence ATGAACGACAATCAAAATACCAACGAAAAACAAGGAAAAAGAATTCCAAATATTCCCAAAAAACCACAGAAAGGATCAAAATTTAATATTTTCTGGGTTTATGCAGCCATTATCATTGCGATTATAGCCGCACAGTTTTTATTTACTACCGATGGCGGTAAAGAGGTTACCTACCAAAAGTTTGAACAACAGATGTTACTTAAAGGTGATGTTCAGAAAGTTGTTGCTTATAAATCAGATGATTTAGTCCGGGTAGAGGTTTACATCAAAAAAGATAGTTTAGAGAAAAAGAAACTATACGATGCTTATAAAAGCAATAGCACGTTTAATGTAAACAGTAACAATGCTAGCCCTGTTGTATATTTCAATGCCGGCACAATGGATGGTCTTGATAAACAACTTGCAGATTCGCAAAAAGACCTTCCGGCTAACCAACCAAGGATACTGGCAGAAAAAACCAGCCGCAGCAATCCGTTAGCAAGCTGGTTCTTAAGTATCATTTTACCTGTATTGCTTTTAATCGGTTTCTGGATCTTTATGATGCGCAGAATGGGAGGTGGTGCCGGCGGTGGCGGTCAGATTTTCAGTATCGGAAAATCAAAAGCGACTTTATTTGATAAAGAAAGCCAGGTAAACATTACTTTCAACGATGTTGCAGGTTTAGAAGAAGCAAAAACAGAGGTAATGGAAATTGTAGATTTCCTAAAAAACCCTAAAAAATATACCGATCTGGGTGGAAAAATCCCTAAAGGTGCTTTACTTGTTGGTTCGCCTGGTACCGGTAAAACTTTACTGGCTAAAGCTGTTGCAGGCGAGGCTCAGGTTCCTTTCTTTTCTCTGTCAGGATCTGATTTTGTAGAGATGTTTGTAGGGGTAGGTGCATCTCGTGTTCGTGACTTATTTAAACAAGCAAAGGATAAATCGCCATGTATCATCTTTATTGATGAGATTGACGCTATTGGCCGCGCGCGTGGTAAAAATGGTGTAATGGGTGGAAATGATGAACGCGAAAACACCTTAAATCAACTTTTAGTTGAAATGGATGGTTTTGGCACAAATACACACGTTATTATCTTAGCTGCCACCAACCGTGCTGATGTTTTAGATAAGGCATTATTGAGGGCGGGTAGATTCGACAGACAGATTTATGTTGATTTACCGGATGTTATCGAGCGTAAACAAATTTTCGAAGTCCACATTACTCCGCTTAAAAAATCAGAAGAACTTGATACCGAATTTTTAGCAAAACAAACGCCAGGATTCTCAGGTGCAGATATTGCAAATGTTTGTAACGAAGCAGCATTAATTGCTGCCCGTAAAAATAAGTCGGCAGTTGATAAACAAGATTTCTTAGATGCTGTAGATAGAATTGTAGGTGGTTTAGAAAAGAAAAACAAAATTATCACACCTGCCGAGAAACGCGCTATTGCGATTCACGAGGCTGGTCACGCCACAGTAAGCTGGTTGTTAGAACATGCGGCGCCTTTAGTTAAAGTTACGATTGTGCCACGCGGACAGAGCTTAGGTGCAGCCTGGTATTTACCAGAAGAACGCTTAATTGTTCGCCCTCATCAAATGCTTGATGAAATGTGTGCGACAATGGGTGGTAGGGCAGCTGAAAAAGTAATGTTCGATACTATTTCTACCGGTGCACTTAGCGATTTAGAAAAAGTGAACAAACAAGCCAGAGCGATGGTTACCATCTATGGTTTGAACGATAAATTAGGAAATATTACTTATTACGATTCATCTGGTCAGAATGAGTATAATTTCTCTAAACCATATTCAGAGGATACCGCTTTAACTATCGACAAAGAAATTTCGGCATTAATTGAAGGCCAATACCAAAGAGCAATTAGTTTATTAGAAGAAAATAAAGATAAATTGATCCAATTGGCCGATATCCTGATCGAAAAAGAAGTTTTATTTAAAGACGATTTAGAAGTGATTTTTGGTAAACGTTTATTCGAAAGCCAAGGAGAAAGCGGAACTCCCGGACATATTACTCCGGTAGAAGCATAA
- a CDS encoding thiol:disulfide interchange protein (product_source=COG4232; cath_funfam=3.40.30.10; cleavage_site_network=SignalP-noTM; cog=COG4232; pfam=PF02683,PF13899; superfamily=52833; transmembrane_helix_parts=Inside_1_4,TMhelix_5_27,Outside_28_93,TMhelix_94_116,Inside_117_128,TMhelix_129_151,Outside_152_165,TMhelix_166_185,Inside_186_205,TMhelix_206_228,Outside_229_242,TMhelix_243_265,Inside_266_273,TMhelix_274_293,Outside_294_312,TMhelix_313_335,Inside_336_347,TMhelix_348_370,Outside_371_564), whose product MKKVLLLLLMASMFIALPAVKSYALVTQDTTATAPPDDIVFTEVGSAQDSAANSQVKTEKDTLKKDTAKVEKAAVAGKEAPKQSLWVTFGLGLLAGIAAFFLPCIFPMVPLTVGFFTKRAESRAKGIRSAIIYGLSIIVIYVGLGVIITLIWGASALNEISTDGFFNIFIFLILIVFGVSFLGAFEITLPSSFVNKLDAKSDAKGLSGIFFMAATLAVVSFSCTGPLIGTSLVAINTDLLTPVVVMFGFSLSLAVIFTMFAIFPSLMTGLPKSGGWLNSIKVFLGFLELGLSLKFLSTADLAYHWGILDREIFLAIWIVLALILGVYLLGKIKFSHDSDLPYVSVPRLFIATATFVFAIYLIPGLWGAPLKAVSALVPPLSTQDFVIGQDSGGGSNQTTTTGHTKRKYAEFLHIPHNIDGFFDYQEALAYAKEVKKPLFLDFTGHGCVNCREMEARVWSDPRVLKKLKEDYIVVSLYTDDKTDLPVAEQFDSKILGTKVNTVGKKFKHLQAERFNTISQPYYVLLGTDEKELVSPPIGVEFNIDKYLQYLDNGLSEFAKKQTNE is encoded by the coding sequence ATGAAAAAGGTTTTATTATTGTTGTTAATGGCTTCAATGTTTATTGCATTGCCTGCCGTTAAGAGTTATGCCCTGGTAACACAGGATACCACAGCAACTGCTCCGCCCGATGATATTGTTTTTACCGAAGTAGGTTCTGCACAGGATAGCGCAGCCAACAGCCAGGTAAAAACGGAAAAAGATACCCTTAAAAAGGATACAGCCAAAGTAGAAAAAGCTGCGGTAGCTGGTAAGGAGGCCCCAAAACAATCGCTTTGGGTAACCTTTGGTTTAGGCCTTTTGGCCGGTATTGCCGCTTTTTTTCTTCCATGTATTTTTCCCATGGTTCCGCTTACAGTTGGGTTTTTTACCAAAAGAGCCGAAAGCAGAGCAAAAGGAATCAGAAGTGCCATTATTTACGGCTTATCAATCATTGTAATTTATGTTGGTTTAGGCGTAATTATTACTTTGATCTGGGGCGCCAGTGCATTAAATGAAATATCTACCGATGGATTTTTTAATATTTTCATCTTCCTTATACTGATTGTTTTTGGCGTATCGTTTTTAGGTGCTTTCGAAATTACCCTGCCAAGTTCTTTTGTAAATAAACTCGATGCAAAATCGGACGCTAAAGGTTTAAGCGGGATCTTTTTTATGGCAGCAACCTTAGCGGTTGTTTCCTTTTCTTGCACCGGCCCACTGATTGGAACCTCGTTAGTTGCCATTAATACCGACTTGCTAACGCCTGTTGTGGTCATGTTTGGTTTCTCATTATCGCTAGCGGTAATTTTTACCATGTTTGCCATTTTCCCTAGTTTAATGACAGGATTGCCAAAATCTGGCGGGTGGTTAAACTCTATTAAAGTATTTCTTGGCTTTTTAGAGCTGGGCTTATCTTTAAAATTCCTTTCAACAGCCGATTTAGCTTATCATTGGGGTATATTGGATAGAGAGATTTTCCTGGCCATTTGGATTGTACTCGCTTTAATCTTAGGCGTTTATTTATTGGGAAAAATCAAATTTTCTCATGATAGTGATCTTCCTTATGTTTCAGTGCCAAGGTTATTTATTGCAACCGCCACTTTCGTGTTTGCGATATATTTAATTCCGGGCCTATGGGGAGCTCCTTTAAAAGCCGTAAGTGCACTGGTACCTCCGCTTTCTACTCAGGATTTTGTGATCGGACAAGATAGTGGTGGTGGATCAAACCAAACAACAACAACCGGCCACACTAAACGTAAATATGCTGAATTCCTGCACATTCCGCATAATATTGATGGATTTTTTGATTATCAGGAAGCGTTGGCTTACGCAAAGGAGGTAAAAAAACCGTTATTTCTTGATTTTACGGGCCATGGCTGTGTAAATTGCCGCGAAATGGAGGCAAGAGTTTGGTCTGACCCGAGGGTGCTTAAAAAATTGAAAGAAGACTATATTGTTGTATCGCTTTATACAGATGATAAAACTGATCTGCCAGTTGCTGAACAATTTGATTCTAAAATTTTAGGCACAAAAGTAAATACGGTTGGTAAAAAATTTAAACATTTGCAGGCCGAAAGATTTAATACCATTTCGCAACCATATTATGTACTTTTGGGTACTGATGAAAAAGAATTAGTTTCGCCTCCTATCGGAGTAGAATTTAATATAGATAAATATTTGCAATATCTGGACAATGGATTATCAGAATTTGCTAAGAAACAAACAAATGAATAA
- a CDS encoding uncharacterized protein YbjQ (UPF0145 family) (product_source=COG0393; cog=COG0393; pfam=PF01906; superfamily=117782): protein MLVTTTPSVEGRKIVKYIGLVTGETIIGANIFKDLFAGITDIVGGRSSSYERVLREGKDTAINEMQQYAAALGANAIVGVDLDYETVGSGGSMLMVSANGTAVILAD from the coding sequence ATGTTAGTAACCACAACGCCTTCAGTTGAGGGCAGAAAAATTGTAAAATATATAGGTCTCGTTACCGGAGAAACCATTATTGGCGCAAATATTTTTAAAGATTTATTTGCAGGCATAACAGATATAGTAGGAGGCAGGTCGAGTTCTTATGAACGCGTTTTAAGAGAGGGAAAAGATACAGCAATTAACGAAATGCAACAGTACGCAGCCGCATTAGGCGCAAACGCAATTGTTGGTGTAGATTTAGATTATGAAACTGTTGGCAGCGGCGGCAGCATGTTAATGGTGAGTGCCAATGGTACTGCTGTAATTTTAGCAGATTAA
- a CDS encoding hypothetical protein (product_source=Hypo-rule applied; cath_funfam=2.60.40.1250; cleavage_site_network=SignalP-noTM; pfam=PF11412; superfamily=74863) — MKKITLVLSMVLLTIAGAFAQIEKPVTWAYSAKKISKDEAVIYLKATIEDRWHIYSQNVKDGGPVKTTFTFAPSKDFSLVGKTIEPKAIVKYESTFKMNVSYFEKVVIFQQKVKLNKGTTAVKGKVEFMVCNDKQCLPPEEVEFSVPVK; from the coding sequence ATGAAAAAAATCACCCTGGTGCTTTCGATGGTACTTCTTACCATCGCAGGTGCATTTGCTCAAATCGAAAAGCCGGTTACCTGGGCTTATTCTGCAAAGAAAATAAGTAAAGATGAAGCCGTTATATATTTAAAGGCTACAATCGAAGATAGGTGGCATATTTATTCGCAAAATGTGAAAGATGGTGGTCCGGTAAAAACTACATTTACTTTTGCCCCTTCTAAGGATTTTAGCCTGGTTGGTAAAACAATTGAGCCTAAAGCAATTGTTAAATACGAAAGTACATTTAAAATGAATGTAAGTTATTTCGAAAAAGTAGTAATTTTCCAGCAAAAGGTGAAATTAAATAAGGGTACAACTGCTGTTAAAGGAAAAGTTGAGTTTATGGTTTGTAACGATAAACAATGTCTTCCGCCAGAAGAAGTTGAGTTCAGCGTTCCGGTTAAATAG